ggggttacaggtgtgcactatagCTTACCCTGTTTTATGAGGTGCTGAGGATCAACCAGAGAGCCTTACTTATGCCTGCCAGCAAGCAGTTTACCAACTGAGCAACGCACCCCCATCCCCAGCAAGAATTTTATGGCTTAAAAGATCCCATCCTACCGGTCTGAGGCATAGCTACAAACGAAGTTAATGCCCATCGGTGGGGGTCAGAAATCTAAAATTTTACTCTCATTTTGAGAAACTTAAACTACACCTTGTTCACACAGGCTTTCTAGGAAATCCTTCAAACAACCCAAACTAAAATAACCCTACACTATAAAAGTTGTATTTTTCCTCTTCTGAACAAGCCAGGTGCTCACATGACGCAAATCCAGTGCACAGATGGGAACTTCAGATCTCAGAAACTTTACAACTATTAGCAGCCAACACCACACTCCATGCCCTTTCCAGTGCCAGGAACGACTCGCCTTTTGTGGTTATTTCACAGCAACGGAGTCAAACGTGTGTGTTACTTCACTTAGCTTGATACTTAATGGCTCACTCACATGGATGCTGTAGCATGTATCTGAACACtaactagtctttttttttttttgagactggatctcacatagccaggttagccttgaacttaatGTAACTTCAAGTCCTTTCTAACAGAGAACAGTACTGCTTGTTTAAATGCACaatgcttttttgtttgcttactttcttaaagatttatttatttattttatgtatatgagaactcTGTCGCTGtcctcagtcacaccagaagaaggcattagatcccattacagatggttacaagccacctgtggttgctgggaattgaatccaggacctctggaaaagcattcagtgctcttaactgatgagccatctctccaagctctGTTTGTatgctttttaagacagggtctcagatgtatactggctgtcctggaactcactacgtaaactaggctggcctcgaagctCACGAAGGTccaaatgcctctgcctccttgagCACTGGGACTAAAGACGTATGTCGCCTCGCCTAAATGTTATCACTGGataggagggaaagaagaatagatggggagagagatctttgaatctaattttttttcttttgtttcttctttgagcacaactaGCAAACTGCAACCAACCCCCTAGATGACCACCGACCACCAACCTTGCCTCTtgaggccctagcatttatatactctctgaaaagttcccagaattccaaatatcacacaatggaagaaactatctgcagctggcaaaaccatgtcTCTGCTAGAGCGCGATTCAGACAGTCCTAAGCAGCCCCAtagcccacacctgggattaaaatgaaagcacagtCTTAGAATGTGTTTTTTCTGAGTTTTAAAAAGAACCCAAAATCCCAATATTGTCACTGTAGGGATAAAAActaatatttagtttttaaaaattgtttcttgtttgtttgcatgctttttttccctttctttttgagactggatctcatgtagcctaggctggcgcCTCAAACTCTTATCTATAGAGCTAAGggtaactttgaacttctgatcttcctctccaccccccacccccccaccccaccccgcaaATGCTAAGACTAGAAGTCTATGTCTCCACTGTCACCATCATGCCCAGTTTTATGTTGTGCTGAGATCCAACCTAGAGCTTTCCATTGAAATTAGGCAAGCGCTCTTCCAACTGAGATGCATGCCCCAGCCCTGGCCATTACTCTGCTTACTGCGGAAGTACACAGAAGAAAGCCGATAATGTACAGCCTTAACAAAGAAGAGAAGCGCCCGTACCACCATGACTCAGAGGTGATTACCGACGAGCAGCCTCCTACAGCTTTCCGTACTGGCATATTTTAGGACAAGACAGAGCTTACTTCATCTTCTAAATTGCTCTTTAGGCCTCACAAACATCttttacattaaatatttatcaacactatttttaaccaaaaaaaaaaaaaaaaaaaaccctcacttaATTTTCAACtgtagaacatttcttttttctttcctttccctttaagTTACTGTGCATATAATGCAAACCTAAGACTTACACAGTCTTAATTATTTCTTTACAAAAAGTGACAAGATGGGAAACTGAAGAGTCTATGGGTGCAGACTGCTGGCTTCTCGCTCCTCCTCTGctgccctcccccactcctctcaCCTGCCAGTCAATGCTCTCCTCATGGCTTCCTGGCTGTACGGGCACTTCCCGATGACCACAGCTGACAGGTAGATAGGCTTCTCCAGGAAGTGCATCAGCAGTGCGCCCTGGCATCCGAGGACATTCCACCTTGCCATCTTGTCACTGCAGGACATGGAGCATGTCCTGTCTCCCCTGCCAGGTTTTACACGAAGTAGCCCCACCTGGTGGTAGGCAGCACCTGGCTCTCTCAAGTCTCCAGTTTCTCCAGGAACACACTTGGCTCCCGTCCTGTACACATCCACCACTCTGAAGCTACCTGAAGCTATTCCATTGGCAGCATCTGGTTCCTCCTTGGTGAGATCAGAGCTGCTGACATCTGGTTTGACTGGACCACTTTCCTGGGTCCCATGGTGAGCTACACAATTGGAGAGTGACCTGGCAGGTGTTCCCAGCCTCATCTTCTTGGCTACAGGACTGGCGGGATCTTCACAGTTCCTTTTATCTTTAGAATCCTCTAGATTCTCAGTCTCTTGTACAGGTGAGTTGTTGGCCCAACTTCTGATGACAGGACAGCAAGGCTGTTCTTCAAACTCGAGCATCGGGATGATGGAGGCATCCCCACCTGCACAAGAAGGAGCCCCTGAACCAGTAATTCTCAGAATGAGTCCCCCCGACCAGTGACAGCAATGTGCCTTATGAGTTAGAAATGCAAactgtgaggctggagagacagctcggtGGCAGAGGATTGCCTGGCATACTGGAGATCCCAAGTTTgtgttctgtctgtgtgtgtgtgtgtgcacacgcgcacgCGTGCGTGTAGAGCAAATTATTGGGACCTTGGGACCTAATATACATGCTGAACCAGAAACTCTGAAGGTGGGACCCAGAAGTCTGTTTAATAAGCTGAGTAGGCCATTCTGATGCAAGCTTAAAGACTCATGGCCTTAAAACAAGGCAATGTGTTTTCCCTGCTGAGCCCAGATGAATTAAGAGGGAGACAGGCGATAAGCCTTGGTAAAGCATAGGCCTAAGGGGCATATGGCCAGGTCTTGATTGCaaccaacattaaaaaaaaggaaaagaataaataaaaaccccaaaccgCATGCTCATATGCAGGTGTGCACAtggcatggcacatgtgtggaggtcaaaggacaactgcCAGTGCCAGTCCCCACCCTcctctttgtttgagacaggatcctgtTCCCTGCTGCATACGCCAGAAATCCATTTTGTcataggagtgctgggattataggtatggcCTAGTGTGTCTGGCTTTGTGCAGGTTCTAGAGATTTAAACTCGGACGGAATGGCTGATGGCAAACACGGAGACCTCCATGGACAGTCTTCTTTCCTCAGTAACACTCGGGCTGGAGAGgggtgctcagtggttaagagggctTGCTGTCCTTCCATGGGCCAAGGttcggttcctagcacccacatcaggcggTTCataacctgtaatcccagtgtcagAGGGTCTGCTGGTACTTGTATGTAGGTGGTACACATAAACACCCACATAATCATAACGTAAGCAACAATAAGGAAATGTATCTGTAAAAGTTAACAGTAtataacatataaacaaacacgTGTCGGACAGCAAGGTGCAGGCATTCAAGCCCACATCAATCTCAGGTCTGCAGGAAGCTCCTTCCTAGACCCCGCAGGTTACAACTTCTCATGAGAGAACTGGAAAACTGACCACTGAAACAAACATTGCAAGGAATTTCTACCACAAGGAAGTTTAGAAGCCCTGCTTTAGACCAGAGTCTCTCAGTGTCTACACTCATGAGACTTTTGTTTGTCTTCTCTTTTGAGATAAGGCCTTCTGTAACTCGTACTGGCCTCATGGTAAGCACTTTACCGAGTTCCAGCCCCTAGCCTGACAACTACTGATTTACAATGAGCAAGGTATCCCAAGGGCACTTGTGGCCTGAGAGCCTGTAAGATGCCTTGGAAAACAGTAATGGCTTATTTCATGGCTGAGTAAATTCGACAAACATTAATCAAAATATCCTCATCTTGGGGATTTTATGATGTATAGTCTCACAGAAAAGACCCAAAATAAGCTACAAGGTCCAGTCCACACCAGTGTTTCTGAAAGCGCCGGTGTCTCCCTGTGCTGTTTTACAGAGTCCTCATCTCTTCTGTGCCCacagaaaccaaagcaaaccTGAGGTCAGGGGAAAGCGCAGCACTCCCTTGAGAGGAAGCTCTTTCTTCAAACACCAGCCCAATGTGTGCTGCCTTCCCAGTGTGCAAAGCGTACTTGTAGTCTTTATAACCACAGAGTGGCAAaggaaagagggacagagaaggagaaatgtCGCAGGACAGGCCGCCTGGCTGGCTGACTTCCAGAGACCTTACAAGGTGACAGAAACTTTGGAGAATCCACTGGGGCCCACCTCCTACTCTGTAGGCTCAGAGATGTGATCTCGACAGATGCCTGAGTGCGGGAGGCTGACTCACACCAATAAAACACAAAGGCAAGCGTGGAAAGTAGCTAACCGAGACCCACGGTATTCCCTAGTAATGAGAAGTAAATGTCAGGGGGGCCAGAGTCGCACTTGTAGGCAGCGTGCTCCCTTCCTACAGATAAGCCACGGGCGGGGGAGTGCCACACTGTGCAAGGCGCACCACATTGTAAGGTTACTCATGAACAGAGGGAGTTGTGTCAGTGGTTGAAGAATTTTTTCCAGCAAAACAATTCCCAGAGGCCTTAAGATCAACAGAGGACTGCCAACTTCTTACTTAAgatcttaaaaagcaaaacaaaatccaattATCACAAttaacaaaaggaagaaagaacctaacccccacccccacaaccacCCCCCAGCTGTTCTTCCTCCCACTTCTCAGCACACAGTCATCATTCCCCCAGAGCCCTGAGGAGAACCTGGACGTCATCTCTGCCTTCATCCTTCCTAAGCAATCACGAGGTCAGTCACTGTCCTCCTGAAGCCGGCTTACACTTACTCAACTGTCTCCATCGCCTTAGTGACCGCTGCCCTCCCCAGATCACCATACTCTCACCTTAAAACAAGATTCTGAGACCCTTTACACTTGAATTACCTACCACACTACTACCCACTCTTGAGTTTTCTTGCTTTGCACAGACACCCGCAGAGCAGCACGGCCTGAGTCCCCTGGTCTGGGAAGTCCCTCAGGAGGCTGACATCCTGGATAAACCCCCCAGGGCTTTACTCAGGCTAAGCAAGCACTGAGTCTTCTTCATTGCTTGATACTCAGTGTCCCTATTGTGTCCAGTGTTAGAGAACATCGGTTCACGACAGGACCGGTGGCTCACCTCTGTAACCTCGGGAGGTGCAGGCAAGGCGGACTAATAGCAGGACTGGGCTACAAATACAAACATCCCCAGTGTGCGGAACATGCCTAAATTCCctacacttgggagactgaggcagaaagatggctcagagtttctGGTTCGGCATGTATACTAGGTCCCAAGGCCAGCCAGGACGACTTAGCAAAAACCTGTGTCACACCAGTGAGAGGGCTcagtatgtaagtgtgtgtaagtatgtaagtgagagggctcagtatgtgtataaatgtgtgagagggctcagtatgtaagtatgtgtgtaagtgtgtaagtgAGAGGGCTCAGTATGTAAGTGTGTAAGTATGTGAGAGGGCTCAGGATGTAAGTATGTAAGTGAGAGGGCTCAGTATGTAAGTATGtcagtgtgtaagtatgtaagtgagagggctcagtatgtgtataaatgtgtgagagggctcagtatgtaagtatgtgtgtaagtgtgtaagtgagagggctcagtatgtaagtaagtgtgtgtgtaagtgtgtaagtgagagggctcagtatataagtatgtaagtgtgtgagagggctcagtatgtaagtatgtgtgtgagtgtgtaagtatgTACATATGCAAGTGTGTAAGTATGTGAGAGGGCTCAGTATGTAAGTATGTAAGTATGTAAGTGAGAGGGCTCAGTATGTAAGGGTTGCTcgttgctgccaagcctaatgaaCTGAGTTCCATCTCCAGAGCCCACCTGGTGGGAGCAGAGAACGAGTAACTAcaagttgtctgtctgtctctgtgtatatacagcagcacatgtatatatgtgtatatacaacaTACACGcacagtctctttttctctcgaaatatataatttaaaaagtctcaaaaaatgtcaggtggtggtggcgctcgcctttaatcccagcacttgggaggcagaggcaggcgattttctgacttcgaggccagcctggtctacaaagtgagttccaggacagccagggctacacagagaaaccctgtctcgaaaaaccaaaaaaaaaaaaaaaaaaaaaaagagagagagcgagagagagaaagaaatatatacTTGTTCaatgaatagatgaatgaatgaaatgggCTTTAAGATTAGTTACTGCAGTAAGACTTTGTGCTTTTTGAGCCCCTAATAATTctactgtactttttttttttttaaagatttatttattggttatatgtaagtacactgtcgctgtcttcagacactccagaagagggagtcagatctcgttaaggatggttgtgagccaccatgtggttgctgggatttgaactccggaccttcggaagagcagtcgggtgctcttacccactgagccatctcaccagccctctactGTACTTTGTAGGGGTTAAGTTTGAAGATGCCCACCCCTGACTTTGAGAACTAACAGTGTAAGACTCTACACTGCCCTACATCTGCCCTTTGCTTTCCCCAGAAGCAATGTGACTGTGTATATAAATAGTCGCTGCCATTAGTTTTAGCTGTTTTTAGCCAGAATTACCTTTGGAGAAACATCTCTGTGAGGGAGACAAGCACTGGGAAGCAGGCAACAGAACAATACTCCCAAGGTTTGAGTATACTTACAGGGTGTGTGGCTAGAGAAAAACACAAACGACAGGTCAGGTCTGAGCCTCCACAGTCCTCTTTGGGTCCCTGGAACAAAGATGCTATCCTCTTTCAGGACGGCTGCCAAATGGAGCTGATGGAGAAGGTATCTGAGAGGCACAAGATACCAGAATGAACCGGTAGGCTGGTGACGTAGCTCAGGGGACCTTACATGCTGAGGGCCTAGCGAATGCGACAGATACCCCTTGGCTTGATCCCCTTGCGCTGGAAAATCAGTTAAATGGAGAAAAAGGATAAACAGCACACTTCTGTGGTAAAGAGAGCTCTCAGGTTGGATAACTGCAGGAGAGGGCTAAATAGAATGAGACTGGTCGTGACCTGGCCTTATGGGAATGATAGAAATGAGACCGTTGAGAAGGT
The Mus musculus strain C57BL/6J chromosome 8, GRCm38.p6 C57BL/6J genome window above contains:
- the Adat1 gene encoding tRNA-specific adenosine deaminase 1 isoform X1 encodes the protein MWTADEIAQLCYAHYNVRLPKQGKPEPNREWTLLAAVVKIQASANQACDIPEKEVQVTKEVVSMGTGTKCIGQSKMRESGDILNDSHAEIIARRSFQRYLLHQLHLAAVLKEDSIFVPGTQRGLWRLRPDLSFVFFSSHTPCGDASIIPMLEFEEQPCCPVIRSWANNSPVQETENLEDSKDKRNCEDPASPVAKKMRLGTPARSLSNCVAHHGTQESGPVKPDVSSSDLTKEEPDAANGIASGSFRVVDVYRTGAKCVPGETGDLREPGAAYHQVGLLRVKPGRGDRTCSMSCSDKMARWNVLGCQGALLMHFLEKPIYLSAVVIGKCPYSQEAMRRALTGRSRISKVELFRSFQKLLSSIADDEQPDSIRVTKKLDTYQEYKDAASAYQEAWGALRRIQPFASWIRNPPDYHQFK
- the Adat1 gene encoding tRNA-specific adenosine deaminase 1 isoform 4 (isoform 4 is encoded by transcript variant 4); this translates as MWTADEIAQLCYAHYNVRLPKQGKPEPNREWTLLAAVVKIQASANQACDIPEKEVQVTKEVVSMGTGTKCIGQSKMRESGDILNDSHAEIIARRSFQRYLLHQLHLAAVLKEDSIFVPGTQRGLWRLRPDLSFVFFSSHTPCGDASIIPMLEFEEQPCCPVIRSWANNSPVQETENLEDSKDKRNCEDPASPVAKKMRLGTPARSLSNCVAHHGTQESGPVKPDVSSSDLTKEEPDAANGIASGSFRVVDVYRTGAKCVPGETGDLREPGAAYHQVGLLRVKPGRGDRTCSMSCSDKMARWNVLGCQGALLMHFLEKPIYLSAVVIGKCPYSQEAMRRALTGRCEETLVLPRGFGVQELEIQQSGLLFEQSRCAVHRKRGDSPGRLVPCGADPESARWNSLDHSRSC
- the Adat1 gene encoding tRNA-specific adenosine deaminase 1 isoform 2 (isoform 2 is encoded by transcript variant 2), which produces MWTADEIAQLCYAHYNVRLPKQGKPEPNREWTLLAAVVKIQASANQACDIPEKEVQVTKEVVSMGTGTKCIGQSKMRESGDILNDSHAEIIARRSFQRYLLHQLHLAAVLKEDSIFVPGTQRGLWRLRPDLSFVFFSSHTPCGDASIIPMLEFEEQPCCPVIRSWANNSPVQETENLEDSKDKRNCEDPASPVAKKMRLGTPARSLSNCVAHHGTQESGPVKPDVSSSDLTKEEPDAANGIASGSFRVVDVYRTGAKCVPGETGDLREPGAAYHQVGLLRVKPGRGDRTCSMSCSDKMARWNVLGCQGALLMHFLEKPIYLSAVVIGKCPYSQEAMRRALTGRSRISKVELFRSFQKLLSSIADDEQPDSIR
- the Adat1 gene encoding tRNA-specific adenosine deaminase 1 isoform 3 (isoform 3 is encoded by transcript variant 3), which gives rise to MWTADEIAQLCYAHYNVRLPKQGKPEPNREWTLLAAVVKIQASANQACDIPEKEVQVTKEVVSMGTGTKCIGQSKMRESGDILNDSHAEIIARRSFQRYLLHQLHLAAVLKEDSIFVPGTQRGLWRLRPDLSFVFFSSHTPCGDASIIPMLEFEEQPCCPVIRSWANNSPVQETENLEDSKDKRNCEDPASPVAKKMRLGTPARSLSNCVAHHGTQESGPVKPDVSSSDLTKEEPDAANGIASGSFRVVDVYRTGAKCVPGETGDLREPGAAYHQVGLLRVKPGRGDRTCSMSCSDKMARWNVLGCQGALLMHFLEKPIYLSAVVIGKCPYSQEAMRRALTGRCEETLVLPRGFGVQELEIQQSGLLFEQSRCAVHRKRGDSPGRLVPCGAAISWSAVPQQPLDVTANGFPQGTTKKEIGSPRARSRISKVELFRSFQKLLSSIADDEQPDSIR